From Gemmatimonadaceae bacterium:
GTCTGGCCAGAGGCGCAATCTCAGCGTTCGCTTTAACCGAAGTGGACGCGGGTTCTGATCCCGCGAATCTACGCACCATCGCAACGCCCACGGACGATGGCGAGAACTTCATTCTGAACGGCGAAAAACTCTGGTGCACGAATGGAACGCGCGCCGAGCTGTTCGTTGTCATGGCAAGAACGCCCGATGCTCAGGTAAGGGGACGAACTGTAAAGCAGATCACCGCGTTCATCGTCGACGCAAGCATGCCGGGAGTCGAGGTCGTCCATCGTCTCCGGTTCATGGGCCTCAAGGCAATCGAGAACGGCGTGATCCGTTTCACGAACGTGAAAGTGCCGCGCGACAACATTCTGTGGGGCGAAGGGAAGGGGCTCAAGCTGGCCCTGGTTACGCTCAATACAGGGCGACTGTCCCTGCCCGCCGGATGTACCGGCGTGGCCAAGTCGATGGTGCGCATCTCCCGTAAATGGGCGGCCGAGCGGGTACAGTGGGGCCAACCGATTGGGAAGCATGAGGCTGTGGCGCAGATGATCGCAAGAATGACAGCCTACACATTTGCTATGGAGGCGGTAGCCGAGTTGGCGACCGCGTTATACGAAAAGGGCAGTTACGACATCCGGCTCGAGGCGGCACTCGCGAAACTCTACAATTCCGAAGCTGGCTGGCAAATCATTGACGATACGCTGCAGATTCGCGGCGGCCGCGGCTACGAGACGGCGAGCTCGCTGGCAAAGCGCGGTGAGGAAGCCATACCTGTCGAGCGCGCGATGCGGGATTTCCGCATCAATCTGATTTTCGAAGGCTCGTCGGAGATCATGCGGCTGTTCATCGCGCGCGAGGCTGTCGATCATCATTTCAAGCTTGCGTTCGATATCGTCAAGCCGGAGTCGACGATGAAGGATCGGCTGACGGCGATGGCGAAATCCACTCCGTTCTACCTTACCTGGTATCCCGGACGTTGGGTGGGTACCGGGAGGCTCAAGCGGTACAGCGAGTTTGGAAAGCTGGCAACCCACATGCGATATCTCGAGAGCACGACGCGGCATCTCGGCCGATCGATATTTCATGCAATGGTGCGGTTCGGCCCCAAGCTCGAGCGGAAGCAGGCCGTACTTTTCCGGGCGGTGGACATAGGAGCGGAGCTATTCGCCATGTCGGCCGCCTGTGTGCGCGCGCAGATGCTCGCAAAAAACGGCCAGAAAGAAGCGGTGACGCTTGCCGACAGCTTCTGCCGGGAGGCGAGACTCCGAATCGACGATCACTTCCGAAACCTGTACGGACCGAACGACGACAATCTTTACAAGCTGGCGATGCAGGTGCTGAAGGGCGAGCATGCCTGGCTCGAGCAGGGCATTTCCGCGTATGGTATGGAGATGGGGATAGACAGCATGCCGCAATCAATGGATGAAACGCCATCGCCGATGCCGGAGCGGGACGTACTCGCCGGAGCACATTAGAGCAAAGTGCCCCTCAGGATGATAGCGGCAGCGTAGAAGTAGATCACCAGTCCGGTAACATCCACCAGCGTCGCCACGAACGGCGCCGAGGCGCTCGCAGGATCGAAGCCGGCTCTTCGCAGGACGAATGGAAGCATCGATCCGGCGAGTGTTCCGAACGTCACCACTCCCAGCAACGCAACGCCGACGACGGCAGCAATGAGTATGTATTGATCCCCATACGTTCCCGGCCAGATGGTCTGCCACAGCACTATCCGCAGCACGCCCAGAACACCGAGGATCGTTCCGAGCACGAGTCCTGACGGCAGCTCGCGCAACGCCACGCGCCACCAGTCCCTGAGTCGCACTTCGCCAAGCGCCATTGCGCGAATAATGAGAGAGGTTGCCTGCGATCCGGAGTTTCCGCCTGAGCTGATGATGAGCGGAATGAACACCATGAGTACCAGCGCGCGGCTGAGCTCCTCCTCGAAGCCTCTCATCACCGACGCGGTGAGCATCTCGCCGACGAGGAGGACGGCGAGCCACCCGCCGCGCTTCCGGATCATCGACAGGAATCCGATCTGCATGTACGGCTCGTCGAGGGCTTCCATTCCGCCGAACCGCTGCACGTCTTCCGTGTGCTCCTCGACGAGCGCATCGATGACGTCATCGACGGTGACCACGCCGAGTATTCGCCGCTGCTCGTCCACCACCGGCAGCACCACCAGATCGTAGTTCGTGGTGAGCCGCGCAACTTCCTCGCGATCCATGCTTGCCGGTACACTGACGACTTCTTCCCACGCGACATCCTTCACCATCGCACCTTCGGGAGCTGCGAGGAGTTCGTGAAGGGACATTACACCTTTTACCGTACCTGCCGTATCGACGGCATAGATGGCGTGCATTGCTTCGCGCCGGCCGCCTCTGGCGATTCGCCTCACGCCGGCGAGCGCTTCTTCGACGGGTGTATCCTCGAGCACGGAAACGAACTCGGTGGTCATCAGCCCGCCGGCCGTGTCTGGCTCGTAGGCCAGGAGCCGCTCGGTTTCCTCACGTGCCTGCCGCGGAATTTCGGAGAGGATCTCGTCTGCCCTCTCTTCCTCCATCTCGTCGAGAACGTCGGCGCGATCGTCCGGCGTCATCTGGGTGACCAGCTCCGCCGCCTGGCGGGTGGTCATCGCTTCGAGAACTTCGCTTCGCAGATCTTCGTCGAGATACTCGAGCACATCGGCAGCGCGCGCAGCGCTGAGCGCGCTCAGCAGCTCCGCGACCCTGTCTCGCGGCAGCGCCTCCGCGACGTCGGCGAGATCGGCGGGATGCATCTCCTCCGTCTCCGCCGAAATGCTGGCCGGAGCTTCGTCGAGAAGAACCAGAATGTCGGGGGCGATCAGTGCGGCAACCCCTCTCGCTGCGTCCTCACCGACAACGGTGCGAGAGGGGGTGTGCCGATGGTCTTTCATCACACCACCGGCAGCTGGCGGCGGCTGACGCTGAGCGCGGCAACGCGGTATCCGGCAATGGTCACGGCTTCGCTGATGGCCTCGTCGGTAGCCGTCCCGTCGTGATCGATCACCGCCTGGCCGAGTGAGACATCGGCGCTGGAGATGCCGGGGACGCCGGCGAGCGCCGTAAAAACAGCGCGGACACAATGCGCGCAAGTCATGCCCGTGATCTTCGCCGTGGTGACCATGCGGCAAGTATAGTGGAGAGCCGGGAATTTGCCCACCGCCTGATCGCGAGCATTTCTGCGGTGCTCAGAGCGAATCAGACCGGCACGTGGCAAACGGTTTCTGGCCCAGCGCGGTTGCGGGCCAATCAGGACCATCACAGTATTTCTGACAGGTTGTGGAAGGGTCGGCGGCCCCCAGTGCCTCGAGCGCGAGGGTGGTTGACGCATTGGCAGGACCCCGCTTTCCATGCACGCCTGCCACGCATCTGCCGTCAACAGAGGAGTCTCGATGAAATCTTTGCTGCACGCAGAGTCGCGTGATGCGCTTCGACGCCGGCTCGCGGCGCTGCGGCCGAATACCGTACCAAAATGGGGCAAGTTCTCCGCGCCGCAGATGGTCGCTCACCTCATCCAGTCGCTCGGGATGATGACGGGCGATGTTCACGTCGTTACCGCGCGGGTGCCGTGGGTCGTGCGCAACGCTCCACTGAAACACATGCTGATCCATGTGATTCCGTTTCCGAAAGGCCTGCCGACTTCTCCCGAGCTGCTTGCCCGCAATGCGATCAGCGGTGTGGAGAGCGGGCCGGCGTGGAGCGCCGAGCTGAGCGCTTTCGACGAAGCGCTGGAGCGCATCCCGATCGTCGCGGAAGCTGGTCGGTGGCCTGCGCATCCAGCGTTCGGGCCTCTTTCCGGCCAGCAGTGGGGAGTACAGCAGTACCGGCACCTCGACCATCACTTCCGTCAGTTCGGGGTGTGATCGGCGGGAGCAGCAATCAAGCCTTTCTCTCTCATTGAGCTGAGTGCATTATCTGATTCCCGCGTCGGCGTAATTTCCACTCTCGGAGCTCTTGATGTCCAGACTCTCTCCGCTCGCAATCACATGTGTCCTTGTGACGCTCACTGCCTGCTCGTCCGACTCGCCTGATCCGAAAGCTGCTTCCCCGCCGGGTGTCAGGACTCAAACCGGTACCGGCGAGGCGAACAAACGGGTCGTCCGGCGCTTCTTCGAGGAAGTGTGGAGCAAGGGAGACATGACTCTTCGCGACTCGTTGCTCGATCCGAACTACGCGGGGCACATCCCGGGCAACGCGGCGCCACTTGACCGTGAAGGGTGGACCGCCTGGTTCACAGGATTCCGGAAAGCATTCCCCGATGCGCGTTTCACCATCGAGGACATGGTAGCGGAGGGAGACCGGGTCGCTGCCCGCCTGACGATGCGTGGCACGCACCGTGGCGAGTTGAACGGGATTGCACCCACCGGCCGCGAAGTGACAGTCACCGGGATGAGCATCGAGCGCCTCGCGAACGGGCGCATCGTCGAAGGGTGGAATCAGAACGACGCGCTCGGGATGCTCGGCCAGCTTGGTGCGCTGCCACCTCCTGTCCGATAAATGTTGAGCCGATCGACACAGCGGTCGATTATTTCGGGCTCTGGTGAACGATCAGCTTGTAGTCTGGAGCAACGGAGATCAAACCCTGATGACGGATAAAACGTTGCAGCCAACAGCCATCGCGGCAATGCCTTCCGCTGAGCATATGCCGCCTTACCGAACCTCGTCCGCGCTTGCACGCCGAAACGGCCGTCTCCTGGTACTCTCGGTGGCGGTGACTTTCGTGGTTCTCCGCGCGATGCTGCACCTCTCCCCGGAGTCCGACTTCGACGTTGCGGGCTACAACATCCACCACCTCTTCACGGGCCTCGTTCTCGTAGTCGCAGGAGGCATCCCCCTCGCGATTTTTCGCGGATCGACGCGCCGAATGGACCTGGCAGTCGTCGTCTTCGGCTCGGGACTGGGCATGGCGCTCGACGAGTGGATCTACCTCATCGCTACCGACGGCAGCAACGCATCCTATCTGCTTCCTGTTTCCCTCTGGGGCAGCGTTGCCGCAGTTGCAGCAGCGTGCTTCTACGCCGGGTTTCTCGTCGCGTCGAAAGTACGGCGAAATCGGCGGTATGAGCCCGCGGGGACTAATCAGGAACATTGACCAGGAGTCAGGTGTGCCTAGCATCGAGAAACGAGATATGCGCAAGTTGTTGTTGGTTGCCCTTTTGCATCTTCCGCTGCCACTGCTGGCACAGTCGTTTCATCCCTCTATTGAAGCCGGCTATGGCGTCACTGGGAGTCGTCTTTATTCAGGCGAAGCCTTTAGTGCGCAGGGAAGCGTTTCGGTATTCGAACGGAACGGGTTGCAGGTTCGCGCCGAGCTTCTGCATCAGAGGGGCACTGCCGGCAGCAACGGTCCACGTTGCGATCGGCTTGACGACCAGTACTGCCTGGGAACGTCAGACCGAAATCGGATCACGGCGCTCGGTGCCGCCTTACACATTCCGCTGGGAATGGTTGGTCGGTTCCGCGCCTACGCCCCCGTCGGAATCGGTCTCTACAACCGCCAGACCACGACCACTGAAGCAGAAGGGCCTATCGCGGTCTGCGTGGTGGACCGCCAACTCGTTTCGTGCGCCGGCAACCCGCCGTTTCGTACGGTCAGCTACAATACGCGCGCGACTGTGCCCGGGTATAACGTTGGCTTCGGGCTCTCCGCTCGATTCTCGAGCGTGAACCTGTACGCAGAACTGCGCGCCCACGACCTGATTGAATCGAACAGCGAGGCGGCCGCCATTCCGATTAGCGTTGGTATCAGATTCTAGCGTGCAATCGCTGGCCGCTTCTTTGGTGTTGGATGGTAACTCGCGCCGGGGCGGTCACGGCCGTCCCTACAAATCTCTTACAGCACACCCCCCGCTGTGGCCGCTATCATGGTGACTGAGGTTCAGGTTTTCCGATCCTGATACCAATTCTCAGGCATTCCCACTGCATCACCCAGCCGGTTCAAGGGCGCCCGTTGAAACTGCCTTGTGCATTCATACTGCTCGCGTTCGCAGCAGCGACGCTCGCCGCGCAACAGCCAGCGCAAAAACCCGCGGGCAATCACAACGCCGAGGCGCCCCGTGCGACCGCGGCGCGCCTGACAGGTTCGATCCGCCTCGACGGGTCGCTCGCCGACCCGCAATGGCGCACCGCGCAGCGGCTCGGTGAATTCAGGCAGCTCGATCCCCAGGAAGGAAAGCCGGCGAGCGAGCAGAGCGACATTCGCTTCCTTTACGACGACGACGCCGTCTACATCGGCGCAATGCTGTACGACCGCCAGTCAACGAGCGGACGGCTCGGCCGGCGTGACATGCAGATGACGGCCTCGGACTGGCTCACGGTCATCCTCGACACCAATCACGATCATCGCACTGCGGTAGGGTTCGAGGTCAACCCCCTGGGCGTCCGGCGCGACCAGACCCGGGCGCCGTCGAACGAGGACGATGGCTGGGAGCCTGTATGGGAAGTGGAAACAACTGTTACCGATTCAGGATGGATTGCGGAAATGCGCATTCCGTTCAGTCAGCTCCGCTTCACGGGGCGCAGTAACCTTCAATGGGGTCTGCAGGTGGAGCGGCAGATTGCGCGGAATCAGGAATTTTCCGTGTGGGCGTTCACACCGCGTGAACAGGCTGGCGGAATTCCGCGGTTCGGACATCTCGTGGGGATCAATGACATCGGCACGGGAAAGAAGCTCGAGATCATGCCGTATGTGGTGGGCCGCGCTGAAAGTATCGACCGCGGAGGAAATCCCTTTCGCGAAGATCGCGAGGCAGGAGCCGATGCGGGGCTCGATCTCAAATACCGAGTCACCAGCAACATGACCCTGGATGCCACGGTAAATCCGGATTTCGGGCAGGTGGAAGTGGATCCGGCAGTTATTAACCTTACGGCGTTCGAAACTTTTTTCCCGGAGAAGCGGCCGTTCTTCGTGGAGGGTTCGGAACTTTTCAATTTCGGAACTGACGGAACGAACAGTGTCTTCTACTCGAGGCGGATCGGCCGGCAACCGTCGCTTTCGCCGCGGTACGCGGAAGTCGATGTTCCCGATGCGACGAGGATTATCGGCGCCACAAAGCTCACCGGCAGAACCGCTGGCGGGTGGGCGATGGGCGTCCTTGATGCCGTCACACAGCGCGAGACCGCACGTTTCCGCACGCCTGAGGGAGTTAACGGAACTCAGGTGGCCGAACCACTCACGAATTATTTCGCCGGCAGGCTGAGGCGCGAAGGACGGGGAGGCCAGACGGCTGTTGGCGGATTTCTTGGTGCGGTCAACCGCGTCAATGTCGAGGGAGACCTTGCCGCCGTTCTGCGAAAATCGGCGTACACGGGGGGCATCGATTTGTCGCACCAGTGGTCCGAGCGTACATGGACTTTCCGCGGATTTGCCGCATCGAGCCACGTGCGCGGTGACCAGTCAGTCCTGCTCGCCACGCAGCGACTGCCCTATCACTACTTTCAGCGTCCCGACGCAGACCACCTCGAGCTCGACAGCTCGGCTACTTCTCTCACTGGTTTTTCCGGGTCGGCGAACCTTTCCCACCGGGTCGGCCGCCACTGGAGGATGAACGGCGCCCTCAGCACGATAAGCCCCGATTACGAAATCAGCGACCTCGGCTTCCAGCGTCGCGCTGACCGGATAGATGCACAGGCCAATGTGAATTACTCGGAATCACGGCCGGGGCGTTTTCGACGCTACGAACTTTCATCCACAGCCCTCGTCGAGCACAACTACTCGTGGGAAAACATCTCCAACCGGCTGTTCTTTAACGGATTCGTGCAGCTCCTCAACTACTGGTCCGTTTTCACCGGTTTATCGTCGGCGTTGCCCGGCACGGTGGATGACCGGCTCACACGGGGTGGTCCGCGCGCATACAGGCCGGGAACTCTTTCCCTGAATGTTTCAGTTTCGTCCGACCCCCGTAAATCGCTGGTCGCGGAATTCGGAACGTTCGCGCAGACGGGTCCGGGCGACGGGTTCAACCGGTCTTTTTTTGGAAATCTTCAGATAAAGCCCCGGTCCAACCTGGAGCTGTCGGTCGGCCCCTCGCTCAGCCGCGACCGGTCGGAAGCGCAGTTCCTCGGCCGCATAATCGACCCCTCGGCGACCCGCACATTCGGGACGCGGTATCTGTTCGCGAATGTCGACCAGACGACGGTAGCGTTCGATACCCGGATCAACTACACGTTCAGCCCACAGCTTTCCCTTCAGGTGTTCGCACAGCCGTTTGTGGCGAGCGGAGATTTTGGCGCCACGAAAGAGTTCGCCGAGCCGGGCGAATTCAAGTTTCTCACCTACGGTGCAGACATCGGGGAGGTAGTTGACGGGCGCATTTATCCGAACGGACGGGGCAACGGCGCGATCTCGTTCGCAGACCCACGTCCCGACTTCAACTTTGCATCGTTGCGCGGGGACGCGGTTGTGAAGTGGGACTGGCGCCCCGGGTCGACGATGTATCTCGCCTGGCAGCAGACCAGGAACAACTTTCAGCCAATCGGTGATTTCGCGTTCGGCCGCGACTTCGACGGGCTGTTCGGCGCGAGACCGGACAACATTTTTCTGATGAAGGTGAGCTACTGGCTGAATCCGTAGCGCTAGTCCAGCGACACCTTGCGCGGCGGGACCGGCGGCTTCTTCGCTCGTGATACCAGGGTCTTCTCGAGCGCCGGCAGCACGTGGTCGTACTTTGTGCCCGGGTGCCACAGAATCCAGCCCTCGTAACCCGAGTCGTATACAGCCCGCTTCTGCTCCCTGATCTCGTGCGCGCCGTAACGCGGCTGGCCAAGGTCAAAGGCCTGGAGCCAGGGGCGCACGCGTTCGCCTTTCAGCCCGAGCGCTTCGGTGCGCTCGCGGCCCCGTGAGATCGCGATGTGGATGATGTTATAGGGATCGGCGTTCGGGCGGGCGATGCCGAATGAACCGCGCGGATAATGCGACGGATAGACCATTGGCAACACTACGTCCACCGACTTGACCAGTGGCTCCCATTTCTGGCCGATTTCCAGCGCGCCCCCCACCGTGGAGACGAGGCCGAAAATGTCGGCAGTCGTTCTTACGCCCAGCTTGTCGAGACGCTTCTTCGACTGGTCCAGAAATTCGCTGAGGGCAGCCGGCTTGGAGCGACCATTGGCTTCGGGGAAGACCTGCGTCGGCAGGCTCTTGTACGGCTCGGGAAATCGTATGTAGTCCCATTGAATTTCGCCGAAGCCCATTCGGACTACTTCCTCTGCGACACGGAAATTGTATTCCCAGATCGCGTTCGCGTAGGGATTCACCCATGTGAGCCCCTTGCGGTCGCGCCACGCAGACCCGTCGGGCTTGCGGATGGTCGACCCCGGGTTCAACCGGGCCGCGACTGAGTCCTTGAACACCACCAGCCGGGCGATGGGGAGAATTCCATGCGCGTTCAGGGTATCGAGCAGAGGCTTGAGGTTGGCGATTTTTGTCTGCGTCCCGCCGTTCTTCTGAACGAGAGGGTCGTCAGAGTTGTAATTCAACCCGAACTCGTCCTTGATGTCGATGACGAACGCGTTGATTTCGGTGGAATCCGCGATCGCGATCAGCTTCGCCATCTTCGTCTTGCTCTGCGCGGCAAACCGGTTGACGTACAGGCCTCTGATGGGAGCCGTGCCGTCGGTACGCAGTTTCAACATCGCCGGCGACATACCGTTCACGCTGGCGGCAGCACCAGCCGGCTGCTGCCCGGCGGCATCGGTTGCGGAGCCGCTGCCCATCGACGATGCACCCACCGAGTCAGTGCCGATTTCGGTCTTGCCACCCGCCGCATCGCGGTTTGGGGCGCACGCTGTGAGCACAACCGCAAGCATTATGAAATGACGCATCGGGAATCTGATTGAGTGTTGAGGGATGAGTCGCGCATGATGCACTATATTTGCCACCAATGCGATACCTGTACCGGCTGCTTCTGATACCCCTGTTTGGCTGTTCGTTTCCCTCAGCAAAGCCTCCCGAGGCGGAATTCCTCGTTGCTGACGGAAGCTCGACCTACTGGGTGCGAAGCGGGCCGCGTGGTATCACGGCACGGATGTCGCCGCTGATACTCACCAGCGCCAACGATCGTTTTTATGAGGTGTACGTTGGTGAGTCGGCTCGATCGTACGATAATGCAGTCTTTACTACCGAGCCGGTGTTCAGGCGCGACGTTGTGACCGGCGATTCCACTCTGCTGCTGGCAGATCCGGGTGTGAGCAACTGGGAGAAGCGGTACCTGTCCATGTTTCCCGGGGCAGCACTACTGGATTCCGACGAGCTCAATGATGATGACGTCGATTTTGCCGCATCGAGTGAGATCGACATTCTTGGCGTTGTCGGGCCCTACATCCTGTACGACCGGAGAACAACCGTCGAGCGGGGCGACGATGTGAAAACAGACGCATTGCGGGGGGCGCTCGATGTTCGTTCAGGCGATGCGGTTCCGCTAGCCGCTGTGGGCCGGGACAGTACTGTGGCCAACGGCGGAGGCATTCGCGACGCAAACGGCGTGACGTGGCGCCACGCAGGTTACGAAGTTGTGGCTCGACTGGATACCGCTCGCGCCGAAACCGAAGTTGTACTGCGGAATCTGAGCGGCCGGGAGTGGATTCTCGGCTACGTTGATTCAGGGCTCCCGCGTGTGTTCTGGCTCGATGAGCACCGGGCGGGTTCGAAGCTTCGTATAGCCCTCACCGCGGCGTTCGACGGCGCTTTGATCGAAGGTGGAGACACGCAGATCGCTCAGGCGTTGACTGGTGCAACGGCCGCCCGGTACGCGACGACGCAACGATGAGTTCCGGCATCTCGAGAACCGTCAGCGAGACCCAGCACGAGACATCGCAGCTGATGATGCCTCAGCACTCGAACAATCTCGACCACGTATTTGGCGGAGTCATTCTCGCGATGATGGATACGGCCGCTGCCGTGTCGGCGATTCGTCATGCCCGCGTCAGTTGCGTCACCGTGTCAGTCGACCGTGTCGATTTCCGCGAACCGATTCATCTCGGTGATCTGGTCGTGATGAAGTGCAGCGTGAATTTTGCTGGCCGCACGTCGATGGAGGTCGGAGTGCGTGTGGAAGCGGAAAACCTTCAGACTGGTATTCGCCGGCACACCAATTCATGTTACCTGACCTTCGTGGCGATCGACAGAAACGGCAGGCCGGTGGAAGTACCGAAGCTGGTTTGTGAAACCGAAGTTGAACTTCGGAGGTATGAAGCGGCGAAGGATCGCCGCCGTCGCCGAAATGAAGAGCGGAAAGAAGAAGAAGCGACGATCTCCGCGCAGACGTAACCACATCGCATCTCGGGCGGCGGCCGTCCGTCAGACAACGAACAAGGTCGACAAGGCACATCCTGGCATTTCACATACGCAGAGGCTGATGACGACAAATACATTGTGGCGCGCGTCGCTTGCCACAGTTTTCGGCTTTTTGTCGCTCGGCCGGGAGGCTGTGGGACAGACAACGCCGCCGTCAACGGCCCCGGTAGTCAACGTGGTTCCAGGCCCGGAATACGAAGCAGGCCGGCTGACACGAAAGCTGCTTGGCGACGGGTGGCGGGATGTATGGACCACTCCACTCGACGTGCCGGTACTCGACCTTGCCCGCTACGCGGGTGGCCTCAAGGTGGTGCGGAGCGGCGGCGGAATGCAGAGCCGGACTTTGCACTTCGAGGAAACGGGCGGCTGGCGGGAATACGTCTTCCGATCGGTAAACAAATTCCCTGTCGGCAAGGCCATCCCGCGCGCAATCAGGGATACGCCGTTTGGCGCAATCATCGAAGACCAGGTAAGCACACTCTTTCCGGCGTCGGCGCTGATGGTGCCGCCATTGCTCGAGGCGATTGGCGTGCTGCATGTGAAGCCTGAGCTCTTTCTCATGCCGGATGACCCCCGGCTCGGCGTTCATCGCGATACCTTCGCCACAATGCTGGGCCTGATGGAGCTGAGTCCGCAGGAAGCACCCAAGGGCGAGGCGGGATTTGCGGGGTCGCGAGAGATCAAGGGTGGAGAGGATTTCCTCGAAGACATTCGGTCGAGCAGGTCGCACCGCCTGGATGAGCGCGAATTTCTGGCGGTTCGGCTTGTCGATTTCCTCATCAACGACACCGACCGAAGCGCCGACAACATACGCTTCGCCCGCTACGGTGACGACAGCGCGTACCGCTGGCGTCCACTCCCCCGGGACAGGGACCGCGCCTTCATCGATGCACGCGGGTGGTTGATCAAGTACGTCGTGAAGCCGCTCTATCCCAAGCTGATAGATTTCGGACCCGAGTTCCGGTTGGACGGTCTCGTCTATGAAAGTCACAATCTCGACCGGCGCCTGCTGCAAAGGCTCGCCCGCGCTGACGTCGACGAAGTCGCACTCCGCGTTCAGAAAGCGATCGACGACAGGGTCATCGAGGGGGTCGTCCAGGCGCTTCCGGCGCGCTGGCGCACCCAGACCGGCGCGGATGAGCGACTCCGTACCAATCTCAGAATCCGTCGCGATCAGTTGCCGAATGTTGCCCGCGATTTTTACCAGTGGCTCGCGACTGAAGTAGACGTACATGGCACCGACAAGAAAGAGCGTGTAGTCGTTGACCGGCATGTTGACGGCCGCGTTACGGTCACAGTGACGGGTCCCAAGGATACCACAGCGGAACCGTTCAGCCGCAGGACATTCCTGCCTCGCGAGACCAACGAGGTGCGCATCTATCTGCACGATGATGATGATGTAGCCCTGGTGCGGGGTGCCCCGGGCAACGCGATCAAAGTGCGCATTATCGGTGGCGATGGCGACGATTTGATGACCGACTCTGCGGGTGGAGATGCTACGCGATTTTACGACTCCAACGGCGAAAATGAGTTCATCACCACTGAAGGCACGCGGGTGAGCATCGAGGAGTGGGATCCGCCGCAGCAGGGAGCGGGGATCCGGTTCGATGCGCCTTGGCGGCCGGACTGGGGAACCAGCAAAGGCTGGGGCCCATTGGTGGACTACGCTGATGGTGCGGGGGTCATCGTGGGATTCGGTCCCCGTTTGCAGTCCAACGGATTCCGGCGGTTGCCATATCGCTGGAAAGCCGGCGCGAACCTGCTCCTTGGGCTCGGCAACGGTCGTCCCGGGGTCAGCATCGATGCGGACTACCGAGCGGAGAATTCACCGCTTGCGGTGCGGCTCGCGGCGCGCGCTACAAAATTCGAGTCGTTTCGCTTTTACGGATTTGGCAACGATACGGATCGTGAGCGCACCAGTCTCGTGCGGGTTGACGAGGACCTGGTTGCCGTCGAGCCGGCTTTGATATGGCACATCGGTTGGAGATCGCGCGAAGGTCTGGGGAGCGGTCTAGGTGATGGCGATGATGGCTTTCCGGGTCTCCGGCCTCTGACAGGAAGGCTGGAGGCCGGTCCGTTGCTGTACTGGACGAAGGTCCGGCCAGCGCCGGGCTCGCCGTTCGTGACTGAAGCCGGCGCGCAGGATCGCGACGCAAGCGGCCGAGTGGGTGTGCGGCTTGGGCTTGCCCTCGATCGCACACCTGGCGGCGCGGCGCCCGATCGCGGCTGGCGATTCCAGGCGAATCTGGCTGGGTTTCCGCCGCTGTGGAATGTCGATCAGTCGTTCAGCACCGCCGCCGGTGTGGGGTCGATGTATTTCCCCCTGCCCGGAGATCGAGCCCACGTGGCATTCCGCACAGGGGGTGCGTTTGCATCCGGTGCATTTCTCGTGCAGCATGCTCCAACGATCGGCGGACGCGAAACGGTGCGTGGCTTCGATTTTCAACGGTTCACCGGCGAGAGCT
This genomic window contains:
- the mgtE gene encoding magnesium transporter, with the translated sequence MKDHRHTPSRTVVGEDAARGVAALIAPDILVLLDEAPASISAETEEMHPADLADVAEALPRDRVAELLSALSAARAADVLEYLDEDLRSEVLEAMTTRQAAELVTQMTPDDRADVLDEMEEERADEILSEIPRQAREETERLLAYEPDTAGGLMTTEFVSVLEDTPVEEALAGVRRIARGGRREAMHAIYAVDTAGTVKGVMSLHELLAAPEGAMVKDVAWEEVVSVPASMDREEVARLTTNYDLVVLPVVDEQRRILGVVTVDDVIDALVEEHTEDVQRFGGMEALDEPYMQIGFLSMIRKRGGWLAVLLVGEMLTASVMRGFEEELSRALVLMVFIPLIISSGGNSGSQATSLIIRAMALGEVRLRDWWRVALRELPSGLVLGTILGVLGVLRIVLWQTIWPGTYGDQYILIAAVVGVALLGVVTFGTLAGSMLPFVLRRAGFDPASASAPFVATLVDVTGLVIYFYAAAIILRGTLL
- a CDS encoding acyl-CoA dehydrogenase family protein, producing the protein MTDASQMLATEKEARDTAESARETEWEHPSFARELFLGRFRPDLIHPHPPNDPIEAARAKPFLDRLTSFMDRVNSDEIDRTGEIPEPVVQELRDMGAFGIKIPTEYGGLGLSQMTYIRAMEIVASKDGSLIALLSASQSIGVPQPLKIFGTDDQKQRFFPRLARGAISAFALTEVDAGSDPANLRTIATPTDDGENFILNGEKLWCTNGTRAELFVVMARTPDAQVRGRTVKQITAFIVDASMPGVEVVHRLRFMGLKAIENGVIRFTNVKVPRDNILWGEGKGLKLALVTLNTGRLSLPAGCTGVAKSMVRISRKWAAERVQWGQPIGKHEAVAQMIARMTAYTFAMEAVAELATALYEKGSYDIRLEAALAKLYNSEAGWQIIDDTLQIRGGRGYETASSLAKRGEEAIPVERAMRDFRINLIFEGSSEIMRLFIAREAVDHHFKLAFDIVKPESTMKDRLTAMAKSTPFYLTWYPGRWVGTGRLKRYSEFGKLATHMRYLESTTRHLGRSIFHAMVRFGPKLERKQAVLFRAVDIGAELFAMSAACVRAQMLAKNGQKEAVTLADSFCREARLRIDDHFRNLYGPNDDNLYKLAMQVLKGEHAWLEQGISAYGMEMGIDSMPQSMDETPSPMPERDVLAGAH
- a CDS encoding DUF1569 domain-containing protein codes for the protein MKSLLHAESRDALRRRLAALRPNTVPKWGKFSAPQMVAHLIQSLGMMTGDVHVVTARVPWVVRNAPLKHMLIHVIPFPKGLPTSPELLARNAISGVESGPAWSAELSAFDEALERIPIVAEAGRWPAHPAFGPLSGQQWGVQQYRHLDHHFRQFGV
- a CDS encoding cation transporter, with amino-acid sequence MVTTAKITGMTCAHCVRAVFTALAGVPGISSADVSLGQAVIDHDGTATDEAISEAVTIAGYRVAALSVSRRQLPVV
- a CDS encoding ester cyclase, whose translation is MSRLSPLAITCVLVTLTACSSDSPDPKAASPPGVRTQTGTGEANKRVVRRFFEEVWSKGDMTLRDSLLDPNYAGHIPGNAAPLDREGWTAWFTGFRKAFPDARFTIEDMVAEGDRVAARLTMRGTHRGELNGIAPTGREVTVTGMSIERLANGRIVEGWNQNDALGMLGQLGALPPPVR